GCAGTCACCACGGAAACAAGCAGGATGAGAGTCAGACCCGGAAGTGAATGCACTTTATTTACACAGGAAGAGATGGTTGGGCGGTCGGGCCAGTGGTCAAGGGGGTAGAGTAACGGATAGGGCTCTATGGGTTACATGGGTTCTGaacacttgggggggggggggggggtacctgccCAGCTGACTCACCTGTTGTGGcagaaggagctgcaggtgagGTCATCAGCACTGGCACAAGCACAACGACCAGTAGAGCGGCGCCGGCGAGAGAGGGGACTGCCCAGCCCATATACGGTCATCTtactgagggggagagggagggagagaagcagtATTAGCATTTTTGGGAAGATGCACCCACCCAACATCAGATCATTCTATCCTGGACAAAGAGAGTTTGAGCTGGCTGGATATGAGATGGAGAAACTCAACACAGGTTGAGTCAGTGCACAGGTGAGGCTCACCTGGGCGTGTTCACCCAGATGATGTCCAGGTGACAGAAGTAGTGGCACTCTGAGTCCTGCTGGTTGTTGCAGGAGCAGCGTTTGGATCGAACGCGGTGCTGCCCAGCGTTGCCATGGCGAAGGGCGGAGACAGCACTGAGCTCCGCCTGTCCTGACAACGGGAGACCAgaccctgggagagagagagagagagagggagagagagggagaggatgaggatgatTGTTGTGTGTACTGAGGTAAATATCCTCTGCATTATTGAGGGGAAG
This window of the Anguilla anguilla isolate fAngAng1 chromosome 1, fAngAng1.pri, whole genome shotgun sequence genome carries:
- the LOC118210609 gene encoding endothelin-2 codes for the protein MALPLHTLLGLSVTLCVCLREGSGLPLSGQAELSAVSALRHGNAGQHRVRSKRCSCNNQQDSECHYFCHLDIIWVNTPSKMTVYGLGSPLSRRRRSTGRCACASADDLTCSSFCHNSSQNSALVLVNPSPPSQRPPNGKTSDLLASLRSVVRANQLVVELGVPPRKRRSWTHGPRNR